GGACTTCACCCCGATCGCGCTCATCGGCGAGGCGCCGCTGGTGCTGCTGGCCAATCCGGCGCTGCCGATCAAATCGGTCAACGACCTGGTCGAGGCCGGCAAGCGCAAGCCGGACGCCATTCGCTTCGCCAGTTCGGGCAACGGCAGTTCCTCGCACTTGGCGATGGACGTGCTGCGCTCGATGACGGGCATGCAGTACCTGCACGTTCCCTACCGCGGCGGCGGCCCCGCGATGCTCGACGTGATCGCCGGCCAGGTCGACGTGACCATGCTGCCGATTTCCGAAAGCATGCCCTACGTGCGCGACGGGCGGCTGCGCGCGCTCGGCCAGACGGGCGCCAAGCGCTCGCCCATCGCGCCCGACATGCCGACCATCGAGGAGGCTGGCGTGAAAGGCTATGCGTCGACCACGTGGTACATGGTGCTCGGGCCGGCCGGCATGCCGCGCAACGTGGTCCAGACCCTGCAGGCGCAGCTCGACCGCGTGCTCAAGATGCCGGACCTGCAGGAGAAGCTCAAGGCCGCCGGTGTCAGCGTGATCAACGGCAATTCGGAGGAGGCCAACGCCTTCCTGCAGTCCGAGTACAAGAAGTGGGCCGCGCTGATCAAGGCCTCCGGCACCATCATCGAGTGAGGCGAGCGGCATGAGGAACATCCGATGAGCAGCAACACGCCCGCCCTGCTGGAAGGGGCCACCCGCACGCTGGCCGAGTTCGCGTCAGGCGTCGCCTTCGACGACCTGCCGAAACAGGTGGTCGCGCGCATGAAGACCAGCCTGCTCGACAGCATCGGCTGCTGCCTGTTCGGCGCCACGTTGCCATGGACGCAGCGCGTGCAGGCGATGGTCGAGGAGGAGGGCGCGCGCCCCGTCGCCTCGATCTTCGGCAGCGGCCGCAGGACGTCGATCGCAGGCGCCGTGCTCGTCAACGCCACGGCGGGCCACGCCTTCGAGCTCGACGACATTCACAAGGAATCGATCGTGCACGCAGGCTCCATCGCGGTGCCGGTGGTGCTCGCCTTCGCCGAACAGAAGGGCGGCGTGCCGGGTCGCGCGCTGCTCGCCGCGATGGCCACCGGCTACGAGATCGGCACACGGGTCGGCAACGCGGCGACGATGGGGCTCTTCTTCCGCGGCTTTCATCCGCAGGGCACCTCGGGCGTGTTCGTCGCCGCTGCGGCGGCCGCGCACATGCTTGGCCTCGACGCGGCGCAGATGCAGCACGCGCTCGGGATCGTGGGTTCGCAGGCCGGCGGGCTGATGGCGGCGCAG
Above is a window of Variovorax sp. RA8 DNA encoding:
- a CDS encoding Bug family tripartite tricarboxylate transporter substrate binding protein, which encodes MRAISKLWLAAAFCLGAVAPAAAQDYPARPVQVIVAFPAGGSADIVGRHVMQKLSETTGGSFVVENRTGAGGNIAFAATAAAKPDGYTLLFSTPGIAINPSLYKKANYKLEDFTPIALIGEAPLVLLANPALPIKSVNDLVEAGKRKPDAIRFASSGNGSSSHLAMDVLRSMTGMQYLHVPYRGGGPAMLDVIAGQVDVTMLPISESMPYVRDGRLRALGQTGAKRSPIAPDMPTIEEAGVKGYASTTWYMVLGPAGMPRNVVQTLQAQLDRVLKMPDLQEKLKAAGVSVINGNSEEANAFLQSEYKKWAALIKASGTIIE